A genomic window from Denticeps clupeoides chromosome 11, fDenClu1.1, whole genome shotgun sequence includes:
- the LOC114799600 gene encoding sesquipedalian-1 isoform X2 has protein sequence MKLNERSVVHYATCDSPPDKTGFLFKKGERNTAYHRRWFILKGNLLFYFEERESREPIGVIVLEGCTVELCESAEEYAFAIKFDCAKARVYKMAADSQAAMESWVKALSRASFEYMRLVVRELEKQLDEVQGRPKSARKPLLPALTACSKPAASSTTGPPSSGQSLASTAPHANSVTWNQAEDMQLTTGPARENGVAWNKAPCMSNGCAEGFSVPWEGKGDGFRPPPLPPRRRGGSGSLESPVSPETECFSKLHD, from the exons ATGAAGCTGAACGAGCGCAGCGTGGTCCACTACGCCACATGTGACTCGCCTCCGGACAAAACCGGCTTCCTTTTTAAGAAAGGGGAGCGCAACACGGCCTACCATCGCCGCTGGTTCATTCTCAAGGGCAACCTGCTGTTTTACTTCGAGGAGCGGGAGAGCCGGGAGCCGATCGGCGTCATCGTGCTGGAGGGCTGCACCGTGGAGCTTTGCGAGTCGGCTGAGGAGTATGCGTTTGCCATCAAATTTGACTGTGCCAAGGCTCGTGTCTACAAGATGGCTGCAGACAGCCAGGCAGCCATGGAGTCCTGGGTAAAGGCCCTGTCCCGGGCCAGCTTTGAATACATGCGCCTGGTTGTGCGAGAGCTGGAGAAGCAGCTGGATGAAGTTCAGGGAAGACCCAAGTCTGCCAGGAAGCCGCTCCTTCCAGCACTGACAGCCTGTTCCAAACCTGCAGCATCCTCCACCACGGGACCACCGTCAAGCGGCCAGTCCTTGGCCTCCACAGCACCTCATGCAAACTCCGTCACCTGGAACCAGGCAGAAGACATGCAGCTCACCACAGGCCCCGCGAGGGAGAACGGCGTGGCCTGGAATAAGGCCCCCTGCATGTCCAACGGGTGTGCAGAAGGTTTCAGTGTCCCCTGGGAGGGTAAAGGGGACGGGTTCCGACCACCTCCCCTTCCCCCACGCCGGAGGGGCGGTTCTGGATCTCTGGAGAGCCCCGTGTCACCTGAGACCGAGTGCTTTTCAAAACTTCATGACTG a
- the LOC114799600 gene encoding sesquipedalian-1 isoform X1, whose amino-acid sequence MKLNERSVVHYATCDSPPDKTGFLFKKGERNTAYHRRWFILKGNLLFYFEERESREPIGVIVLEGCTVELCESAEEYAFAIKFDCAKARVYKMAADSQAAMESWVKALSRASFEYMRLVVRELEKQLDEVQGRPKSARKPLLPALTACSKPAASSTTGPPSSGQSLASTAPHANSVTWNQAEDMQLTTGPARENGVAWNKAPCMSNGCAEGFSVPWEGKGDGFRPPPLPPRRRGGSGSLESPVSPETECFSKLHDWYGMEVAKVRTEWLQNQ is encoded by the coding sequence ATGAAGCTGAACGAGCGCAGCGTGGTCCACTACGCCACATGTGACTCGCCTCCGGACAAAACCGGCTTCCTTTTTAAGAAAGGGGAGCGCAACACGGCCTACCATCGCCGCTGGTTCATTCTCAAGGGCAACCTGCTGTTTTACTTCGAGGAGCGGGAGAGCCGGGAGCCGATCGGCGTCATCGTGCTGGAGGGCTGCACCGTGGAGCTTTGCGAGTCGGCTGAGGAGTATGCGTTTGCCATCAAATTTGACTGTGCCAAGGCTCGTGTCTACAAGATGGCTGCAGACAGCCAGGCAGCCATGGAGTCCTGGGTAAAGGCCCTGTCCCGGGCCAGCTTTGAATACATGCGCCTGGTTGTGCGAGAGCTGGAGAAGCAGCTGGATGAAGTTCAGGGAAGACCCAAGTCTGCCAGGAAGCCGCTCCTTCCAGCACTGACAGCCTGTTCCAAACCTGCAGCATCCTCCACCACGGGACCACCGTCAAGCGGCCAGTCCTTGGCCTCCACAGCACCTCATGCAAACTCCGTCACCTGGAACCAGGCAGAAGACATGCAGCTCACCACAGGCCCCGCGAGGGAGAACGGCGTGGCCTGGAATAAGGCCCCCTGCATGTCCAACGGGTGTGCAGAAGGTTTCAGTGTCCCCTGGGAGGGTAAAGGGGACGGGTTCCGACCACCTCCCCTTCCCCCACGCCGGAGGGGCGGTTCTGGATCTCTGGAGAGCCCCGTGTCACCTGAGACCGAGTGCTTTTCAAAACTTCATGACTGGTACGGGATGGAAGTGGCAAAAGTGCGAACTGAATGGCTTCAGAACCAATAA